In the genome of Methanobrevibacter olleyae, one region contains:
- a CDS encoding DUF530 domain-containing protein has translation MDESLMITESEKFLNEIEKGKLDLTNLKNDFKDLESFLEIYELLKDNLDKLQEMKESMDESGYTAPFRSLNRYGSRISDNIDFEELSEISRHNQIFRNKASAKRNSFDRVKYAISAHRIALGNLEEYGKIRCMECKKSYRVSSFLDARKTCKCESSDFEFKVNHSGVHRLEIIPYLPLSGNYMVLMSGLSSWGRESFKRVLNILKQQRRGVVKTVTPIVKYKENGRTITKRVPLDSEFADSYEEELRRRFGKGVRIERLEFHRTKPTIINDKHTCTNLALAYVKHAEDIVERHSEAIFEDKIKDLNNLKIYDEIIYSVNLEKPEFIDSNDLEEWRKDKINQNLQELGLIDKFGHLDRQLKKDLKEKDKIKTKIFADIAPTLILWDISKYYLCTSHDRRKRYGSPFPYIRGDIDRQQRKVFQNPHTKVVKILQDKEKEHILSIPEMDLLLHKKFKFEGRIKNLNIKLNYAAVGPAIVFTNSNYNIKEVSYAFKVGEKSIKHEINNMKSIRKPNTKRSRDFIDLVKNKS, from the coding sequence ATGGATGAATCATTAATGATAACAGAATCTGAAAAATTTCTAAATGAGATAGAGAAGGGAAAATTAGATTTAACTAATTTAAAAAATGATTTTAAAGATTTAGAGTCATTTTTAGAAATCTATGAACTTCTTAAAGATAATTTAGATAAGCTTCAAGAGATGAAAGAAAGTATGGATGAAAGTGGATATACTGCTCCGTTTAGATCTTTAAATCGTTATGGTTCTCGTATAAGTGACAATATTGACTTTGAAGAATTAAGTGAAATTAGCCGTCATAATCAAATCTTTAGGAACAAAGCATCTGCAAAAAGAAATAGTTTTGATAGGGTCAAATATGCTATTTCAGCACATAGAATTGCATTAGGTAATTTAGAAGAGTATGGTAAGATTAGATGTATGGAGTGTAAGAAGTCTTATCGTGTAAGTAGCTTTTTAGATGCTAGAAAGACTTGTAAATGTGAATCCTCTGATTTTGAATTTAAAGTTAATCATTCTGGTGTTCATAGGCTTGAAATAATCCCATATCTTCCATTATCTGGTAATTATATGGTTTTAATGTCTGGTTTATCTAGTTGGGGTAGAGAATCTTTTAAAAGAGTTTTAAACATTTTAAAGCAACAAAGAAGAGGGGTTGTTAAAACAGTAACTCCTATTGTCAAATATAAAGAAAACGGTAGAACCATTACTAAAAGAGTCCCTCTAGATAGTGAATTTGCAGATAGTTATGAAGAGGAATTAAGAAGAAGATTCGGTAAGGGAGTTCGTATTGAAAGATTAGAGTTCCATAGAACTAAGCCAACCATAATCAATGATAAACATACTTGCACTAATTTAGCTTTAGCTTATGTAAAACATGCTGAAGATATTGTAGAGCGTCATAGTGAAGCTATTTTTGAAGATAAGATTAAAGATTTGAACAATCTTAAAATATATGATGAAATTATCTATTCAGTTAATTTAGAAAAGCCAGAATTTATAGATTCTAATGATTTAGAAGAATGGAGAAAGGATAAAATTAATCAGAATCTCCAAGAGCTAGGATTAATAGATAAGTTTGGTCATTTAGATAGACAGCTTAAGAAAGATTTAAAAGAAAAAGATAAGATTAAAACAAAAATCTTTGCAGATATTGCTCCTACTTTAATACTGTGGGATATTTCTAAATATTATTTATGTACTTCCCACGATAGACGAAAACGTTATGGTTCACCTTTCCCATATATTCGTGGAGACATTGACAGACAACAACGTAAAGTATTCCAGAATCCACATACTAAAGTAGTAAAAATTTTACAAGATAAAGAAAAAGAGCATATTTTATCTATACCTGAAATGGATTTATTATTACATAAAAAGTTTAAATTTGAGGGTAGAATCAAAAATTTAAACATTAAATTAAATTATGCGGCTGTAGGTCCGGCTATTGTCTTTACTAATTCTAATTATAATATTAAAGAAGTTTCCTATGCTTTTAAAGTAGGTGAAAAAAGCATTAAGCATGAAATAAATAATATGAAAAGTATTAGAAAGCCAAATACAAAACGCTCTAGAGATTTCATTGATTTGGTAAAGAATAAATCTTAA